One segment of Bradyrhizobium sp. CB2312 DNA contains the following:
- a CDS encoding NADH-quinone oxidoreductase subunit H: MTTLRDILSQGVQMCLVLLLAPLLTGFVRKVKARLLRRRGPPLLQPYRDLIRLMRKDVVLADNASWLFRVIPYLMFAGTWVAASLVPTFGSGLLFSWTADLIAIIALLGSARFFQALAGMDVGTAFGGIGSSREVMIASLAEPAMLITVFSVAMIAGSTQLAYVAEFMGSDAVGLRVSLGMAFVALTVVALAENARIPVDNPATHLELTMVHEAMVLEYSARHLALVDLSSQLKLLLYVSLIACVFLPWGTATADASVARLSLGALLYLGKLVVLGFLLAVFETSIAKMRVFRIPEFLGAALMLALLATLLRFVSGSL; encoded by the coding sequence ATGACCACGCTTCGCGACATCCTCTCGCAAGGCGTCCAGATGTGCCTCGTGCTGCTGCTTGCGCCATTGCTCACCGGCTTCGTCCGCAAGGTGAAGGCGCGGCTGTTGCGTCGGCGCGGTCCGCCGCTCCTGCAGCCCTATCGAGATCTCATCCGCCTGATGCGCAAGGACGTCGTGCTGGCAGACAACGCCTCTTGGCTGTTCCGCGTCATTCCCTATCTGATGTTCGCAGGCACCTGGGTCGCGGCCTCGCTGGTGCCGACCTTCGGCAGCGGGCTCCTGTTCTCGTGGACCGCCGACCTTATCGCGATCATCGCACTGCTCGGCAGCGCGCGTTTCTTCCAGGCGCTCGCCGGCATGGACGTCGGCACCGCCTTCGGCGGCATCGGCTCCAGTCGCGAGGTGATGATCGCATCGCTCGCCGAGCCTGCAATGCTGATCACCGTCTTCTCGGTCGCGATGATCGCGGGCTCAACCCAGCTCGCCTACGTCGCCGAATTCATGGGCTCGGACGCGGTCGGCCTGCGCGTGTCGCTTGGCATGGCCTTCGTCGCGCTGACCGTCGTGGCGCTGGCGGAGAATGCCCGCATCCCCGTCGACAATCCGGCCACCCATCTCGAACTCACCATGGTGCACGAGGCCATGGTGCTGGAATATTCGGCGCGGCATCTCGCGCTGGTCGACCTGTCGTCGCAGCTCAAGCTCCTGCTCTATGTTTCACTGATCGCCTGCGTGTTCCTGCCCTGGGGAACGGCGACAGCGGATGCAAGCGTTGCGAGATTGAGCCTTGGTGCGCTGCTCTATCTCGGCAAGCTCGTGGTCCTCGGCTTCCTGCTCGCCGTCTTCGAGACGTCGATCGCCAAGATGCGGGTATTCAGGATCCCCGAGTTCCTGGGCGCGGCGCTGATGCTGGCGCTGCTTGCCACCCTGTTGCGCTTTGTGTCCGGGAGTCTCTAG